One window of the Rosa rugosa chromosome 3, drRosRugo1.1, whole genome shotgun sequence genome contains the following:
- the LOC133735132 gene encoding uncharacterized protein LOC133735132, with product MGSLMPGWESKSDIYERNHSLTNDEIEAFWRSNKKPDEKQHIIDGDTIICEGKAATDSKSGKKFEKSSSMPLARTKFEQDQKYFKHGETETMASTTDKLVDNNGWWTRSNWAFLN from the exons ATGGGCTCACTAATGCCAGGATGGGAATCAAAGTCAG ATATATACGAGAGGAATCATTCACTCACAAACGACGAGATTGAAGCCTTCTGGAGATCAAATAAGAAACCAGAcgagaaacaacatatcatcGATGGTGATACCATCATCTGTGag GGAAAGGCCGCTACCGATAGTAAGTCCggcaaaaaatttgaaaaatcaaGCTCTATGCCTCTGGCTAGAACCAAATTTGAGCAGGATCAGAAATACTTCAAGCACGGGGAGACTGAAACCATGGCCAGCACCACTGACAAACTCGTAGATAACAACGGCTG GTGGACTAGGAGCAACTGGGCATTTCTGAATTAA